The Populus alba chromosome 6, ASM523922v2, whole genome shotgun sequence genome contains a region encoding:
- the LOC118048388 gene encoding uncharacterized protein isoform X1, producing the protein MEGSKMSSDVKSSRTYSEPSSERGFGLELKKSSRWQQHLDTALPTQAMQSLKHQDKLKAKYYGSQRCVDMPRELKLHANDRISVQPKTSGNNHQLHSVKRNSRKDDELVKYMSDLPGYLQRMERSESIQDKALNVGVLDWSRLEKWGVAASYSDSTSLTSSNLPSKITMKSATFPNAVHNNTLAHRSKQHPSLSSSLNSSHKDHVSRASKPPIKNASCFQDFETSSKSSVNGQKKVRRTNKSVGRNNSDVILEQGKREDVNKKITSKVRSRSSNSRYDSISIRSKVNMSACDSEAKKRAGEKEGLEVKRKPLDQTITSRIRAPSSQLRSHDVSPSSKAKNVADGKTKGIEELQESSIDLSPQHQSMENNIVLLVPKTFSTNCSLQEPRTPLDKDLNETRRQSLSDVFSHVEVQSSERSSEIMHSCSLISRKETDTEPQKSLHAAMVTRGAETSADASDTSACSRKMPIRLSEDKFAGESSGRAAEGSVIETSNTSDQETMEMMARKGRHPSPNRRFSFSLSRMSRSFSFKESSAVPQLSPTYISTKSGPVICEGSACLDSSNREKASGHNRARSSPLRRMLDPLLKSRSSRTLLSAENDSLKDSLNSFNLKRFDATEPLKDEKHEPPRIKARLQLTIRNGVPLFRFAVGNNSNILAATMNKLSSPQKNDSGCDYTFYTIDEIKKKSGSWINQGSKEKSCGYIYNVIGRMKVNNSSSISALTGPSSICQIKVKESVLFGVDLSQADQASPRFMANRELAAVVVKMLNEISNLDLRQTDQNENLMHKGSSRCLPESQRSGNLGKTEHSNSATTVILPGGNHSLPNEGVPSPLIHRWRSGGSCDCGGWDVGCKLRIFSNGSQCSEIPRTSKSCLMSDCFELFTEGANQQDQPIFSLAQVEKGMYSIEFSSSISSLQAFFIGVTVICCQKSTDLLDVSNASGEKFQQEPRNSSDVTKKIHTVPTGKTHVKYTLSPPLSPFERV; encoded by the exons ATGGAAGGGTCCAAAATGTCATCTGATGTGAAATCAAGTCGTACATACTCAGAACCTTCCAGTGAAAGGGGATTTGGTTTGGAGCTCAAGAAGAGTTCTAGATGGCAGCAACATTTGGATACTGCTCTTCCAACCCAAGCAATGCAGAGTCTAAAACATCAAGACAAGTTGAAAGCAAAATATTATGGTAGTCAGAGATGTGTTGACATGCCTCGTGAACTGAAACTTCATGCAAATGATAGGATCTCGGTCCAACCAAAAACTTCAGGGAACAACCACCAGCTGCACTCTGTCAAGAGAAATTCGAGAAAGGATGACGAGCTTGTAAAGTATATGTCAGATTTGCCAGGTTATCTCCAGCGCATGGAGAGAAGTGAAAGCATACAGGATAAGGCTTTGAATGTTGGAGTTTTGGACTGGTCACGTCTAGAGAAATGGGGGGTTGCAGCAAGTTATAGCGATAGTACATCATTGACTAGCAGCAATTTGCCAAGTAAAATTACTATGAAGTCCGCTACCTTTCCAAATGCAGTTCACAATAACACTCTCGCTCACCGAAGCAAGCAGCATCCTTCTCTTTCTTCAAGTCTGAACTCTTCTCACAAAGACCATGTTTCTCGAGCTTCCAAACCTCCTATCAAGAATGCTTCATGCTTTCAAGATTTTGAAACTTCTTCCAAGAGCAGTGTGAACGGGCAGAAAAAAGTACGAAGGACCAACAAGTCGGTTGGCAGAAATAATTCAGATGTCATTCTTGAACAGGGGAAAAGAGAAGATGTAAATAAGAAGATCACTTCTAAAGTTAGAAGTAGGTCTtcaaactcaagatatgacagTATCTCAATCAGGTCCAAGGTGAATATGAGTGCTTGTGACAGTGAGGCCAAGAAGAGAGCTGGGGAGAAGGAAGGACTAGAAGTAAAGAGAAAACCATTGGATCAGACGATTACATCAAGGATCAGAGCTCCATCATCACAGTTGAGAAGCCATGATGTTTCGCCCAGTTCTAAGGCAAAGAATGTTGCTGATGGTAAAACTAAGGGAATAGAGGAGTTGCAAGAATCTTCTATTGATCTTTCTCCTCAACACCAATCCATGGAGAACAACATAGTTCTCCTTGTACCAAAAACGTTCTCCACAAATTGCTCCCTTCAGGAACCAAGGACACCGCTGGATAAGGATTTGAATGAAACACGCCGACAGAGCTTGTCAGATGTTTTTTCTCATGTGGAAGTTCAGTCTTCAGAACGTTCTTCTGAAATTATGCACTCATGCTCGCTGATTTCTAGAAAGGAAACTGACACAGAACCCCAAAAATCGCTGCACGCTGCAATGGTTACGCGGGGTGCAGAGACGTCAGCTGATGCATCAGACACATCTGCATGTTCACGTAAGATGCCAATTAGACTGTCTGAAGATAAATTTGCAGGAGAGAGCAGTGGTAGGGctgcggaaggaagtgtaaTTGAAACTTCAAATACTTCGGATCAAGAAACAATGGAAATGATGGCAAGAAAAGGCAGGCATCCTTCACCAAATCGCCGGTTTAGCTTCAGCTTAAGTCGAATGAGTAGGAGTTTCAGCTTCAAGGAGAGTTCAGCTGTCCCACAGTTGAGCCCCACCTACATTTCCACGAAGTCTGGCCCCGTGATATGCGAAGGTTCTGCTTGTTTGGATAGTTCAAACAGAGAGAAGGCAAGTGGTCATAACAGAGCTAGATCCAGCCCGTTGAGAAGGATGCTAGATCCTCTGCTGAAGTCCAGGAGCTCGAGGACACTTCTCTCAGCTGAAAATGACTCTTTAAAGGATAGCTTGAATTCCTTCAACTTGAAGCGATTTGATGCTACTGAACCACTTAAGGATGAAAAGCATGAGCCACCAAGAATAAAAGCTCGCCTGCAGCTTACAATAAGGAACGGAGTTCCTTTGTTCAGATTTGCGGTTGGCAACAATAGCAACATTCTTGCAGCCACCATGAACAAGTTATCATCACCTCAGAAGAATGATTCAGGCTGTGACTATACATTCTATACAATtgatgaaatcaagaaaaagagtGGTAGCTGGATAAATCAAGGTAGTAAAGAGAAGAGCTGTGGCTATATCTACAATGTGATTGGCCGCATGAAGGTTAATAATAGCTCTTCTATCTCTGCTTTGACTGGACCAAGCTCTATTTGCCAGATTAAGGTGAAAGAGTCTGTTTTGTTTGGGGTCGACCTAAGTCAGGCAGATCAGGCATCGCCAAGGTTCATGGCAAATAGGGAGCTTGCAGCAGTTGTTGTCAAAATGCTTAATGAAATCTCAAACCTCGACCTGCGGCAGACTGATCAAAATGAAAACTTGATGCACAAGGGCTCCTCACGGTGCCTTCCAGAAAGTCAACGTTCTGGTAACTTGGGAAAAACCGAACACTCAAATAGTGCTACTACTGTCATACTTCCCGGTGGTAATCATAGCTTGCCAAACGAGGGAGTTCCTTCTCCATTGATACATCGGTGGAGATCTGGTGGATCATGCGACTGTGGAGGTTGGGATGTTGGTTGTAAACTACGCATATTCTCCAATGGAAGCCAGTGTAGTGAGATTCCAAGGACATCCAAAAGTTGCCTTATGTCAGATTGTTTTGAACTTTTCACTGAG GGAGCAAACCAACAAGATCAGCCTATCTTCAGTTTGGCACAAGTGGAAAAGGGAATGTATTCGATTGAATTCAGTTCATCGATTTCTTCATTACAGGCATTCTTCATTGGTGTCACGGTTATATGCTGTCAAAAATCAACTGATCTTCTGGATGTCAGCAATGCTTCCGGTGAAAAGTTTCAACAGGAACCAAGGAACTCCAGTGATGTAACAAAGAAGATCCACACCGTGCCCACAGGGAAGACACATGTGAAATACACTCTAAGCCCCCCTCTTTCCCCTTTTGAAAGGGTGTAG
- the LOC118048388 gene encoding uncharacterized protein isoform X2 — protein sequence MEGSKMSSDVKSSRTYSEPSSERGFGLELKKSSRWQQHLDTALPTQAMQSLKHQDKLKAKYYGSQRCVDMPRELKLHANDRISVQPKTSGNNHQLHSVKRNSRKDDELVKYMSDLPGYLQRMERSESIQDKALNVGVLDWSRLEKWGVAASYSDSTSLTSSNLPSKITMKSATFPNAVHNNTLAHRSKQHPSLSSSLNSSHKDHVSRASKPPIKNASCFQDFETSSKSSVNGQKKVRRTNKSVGRNNSDVILEQGKREDVNKKITSKVRSRSSNSRYDSISIRSKVNMSACDSEAKKRAGEKEGLEVKRKPLDQTITSRIRAPSSQLRSHDVSPSSKAKNVADGKTKGIEELQESSIDLSPQHQSMENNIVLLEPRTPLDKDLNETRRQSLSDVFSHVEVQSSERSSEIMHSCSLISRKETDTEPQKSLHAAMVTRGAETSADASDTSACSRKMPIRLSEDKFAGESSGRAAEGSVIETSNTSDQETMEMMARKGRHPSPNRRFSFSLSRMSRSFSFKESSAVPQLSPTYISTKSGPVICEGSACLDSSNREKASGHNRARSSPLRRMLDPLLKSRSSRTLLSAENDSLKDSLNSFNLKRFDATEPLKDEKHEPPRIKARLQLTIRNGVPLFRFAVGNNSNILAATMNKLSSPQKNDSGCDYTFYTIDEIKKKSGSWINQGSKEKSCGYIYNVIGRMKVNNSSSISALTGPSSICQIKVKESVLFGVDLSQADQASPRFMANRELAAVVVKMLNEISNLDLRQTDQNENLMHKGSSRCLPESQRSGNLGKTEHSNSATTVILPGGNHSLPNEGVPSPLIHRWRSGGSCDCGGWDVGCKLRIFSNGSQCSEIPRTSKSCLMSDCFELFTEGANQQDQPIFSLAQVEKGMYSIEFSSSISSLQAFFIGVTVICCQKSTDLLDVSNASGEKFQQEPRNSSDVTKKIHTVPTGKTHVKYTLSPPLSPFERV from the exons ATGGAAGGGTCCAAAATGTCATCTGATGTGAAATCAAGTCGTACATACTCAGAACCTTCCAGTGAAAGGGGATTTGGTTTGGAGCTCAAGAAGAGTTCTAGATGGCAGCAACATTTGGATACTGCTCTTCCAACCCAAGCAATGCAGAGTCTAAAACATCAAGACAAGTTGAAAGCAAAATATTATGGTAGTCAGAGATGTGTTGACATGCCTCGTGAACTGAAACTTCATGCAAATGATAGGATCTCGGTCCAACCAAAAACTTCAGGGAACAACCACCAGCTGCACTCTGTCAAGAGAAATTCGAGAAAGGATGACGAGCTTGTAAAGTATATGTCAGATTTGCCAGGTTATCTCCAGCGCATGGAGAGAAGTGAAAGCATACAGGATAAGGCTTTGAATGTTGGAGTTTTGGACTGGTCACGTCTAGAGAAATGGGGGGTTGCAGCAAGTTATAGCGATAGTACATCATTGACTAGCAGCAATTTGCCAAGTAAAATTACTATGAAGTCCGCTACCTTTCCAAATGCAGTTCACAATAACACTCTCGCTCACCGAAGCAAGCAGCATCCTTCTCTTTCTTCAAGTCTGAACTCTTCTCACAAAGACCATGTTTCTCGAGCTTCCAAACCTCCTATCAAGAATGCTTCATGCTTTCAAGATTTTGAAACTTCTTCCAAGAGCAGTGTGAACGGGCAGAAAAAAGTACGAAGGACCAACAAGTCGGTTGGCAGAAATAATTCAGATGTCATTCTTGAACAGGGGAAAAGAGAAGATGTAAATAAGAAGATCACTTCTAAAGTTAGAAGTAGGTCTtcaaactcaagatatgacagTATCTCAATCAGGTCCAAGGTGAATATGAGTGCTTGTGACAGTGAGGCCAAGAAGAGAGCTGGGGAGAAGGAAGGACTAGAAGTAAAGAGAAAACCATTGGATCAGACGATTACATCAAGGATCAGAGCTCCATCATCACAGTTGAGAAGCCATGATGTTTCGCCCAGTTCTAAGGCAAAGAATGTTGCTGATGGTAAAACTAAGGGAATAGAGGAGTTGCAAGAATCTTCTATTGATCTTTCTCCTCAACACCAATCCATGGAGAACAACATAGTTCTCCTT GAACCAAGGACACCGCTGGATAAGGATTTGAATGAAACACGCCGACAGAGCTTGTCAGATGTTTTTTCTCATGTGGAAGTTCAGTCTTCAGAACGTTCTTCTGAAATTATGCACTCATGCTCGCTGATTTCTAGAAAGGAAACTGACACAGAACCCCAAAAATCGCTGCACGCTGCAATGGTTACGCGGGGTGCAGAGACGTCAGCTGATGCATCAGACACATCTGCATGTTCACGTAAGATGCCAATTAGACTGTCTGAAGATAAATTTGCAGGAGAGAGCAGTGGTAGGGctgcggaaggaagtgtaaTTGAAACTTCAAATACTTCGGATCAAGAAACAATGGAAATGATGGCAAGAAAAGGCAGGCATCCTTCACCAAATCGCCGGTTTAGCTTCAGCTTAAGTCGAATGAGTAGGAGTTTCAGCTTCAAGGAGAGTTCAGCTGTCCCACAGTTGAGCCCCACCTACATTTCCACGAAGTCTGGCCCCGTGATATGCGAAGGTTCTGCTTGTTTGGATAGTTCAAACAGAGAGAAGGCAAGTGGTCATAACAGAGCTAGATCCAGCCCGTTGAGAAGGATGCTAGATCCTCTGCTGAAGTCCAGGAGCTCGAGGACACTTCTCTCAGCTGAAAATGACTCTTTAAAGGATAGCTTGAATTCCTTCAACTTGAAGCGATTTGATGCTACTGAACCACTTAAGGATGAAAAGCATGAGCCACCAAGAATAAAAGCTCGCCTGCAGCTTACAATAAGGAACGGAGTTCCTTTGTTCAGATTTGCGGTTGGCAACAATAGCAACATTCTTGCAGCCACCATGAACAAGTTATCATCACCTCAGAAGAATGATTCAGGCTGTGACTATACATTCTATACAATtgatgaaatcaagaaaaagagtGGTAGCTGGATAAATCAAGGTAGTAAAGAGAAGAGCTGTGGCTATATCTACAATGTGATTGGCCGCATGAAGGTTAATAATAGCTCTTCTATCTCTGCTTTGACTGGACCAAGCTCTATTTGCCAGATTAAGGTGAAAGAGTCTGTTTTGTTTGGGGTCGACCTAAGTCAGGCAGATCAGGCATCGCCAAGGTTCATGGCAAATAGGGAGCTTGCAGCAGTTGTTGTCAAAATGCTTAATGAAATCTCAAACCTCGACCTGCGGCAGACTGATCAAAATGAAAACTTGATGCACAAGGGCTCCTCACGGTGCCTTCCAGAAAGTCAACGTTCTGGTAACTTGGGAAAAACCGAACACTCAAATAGTGCTACTACTGTCATACTTCCCGGTGGTAATCATAGCTTGCCAAACGAGGGAGTTCCTTCTCCATTGATACATCGGTGGAGATCTGGTGGATCATGCGACTGTGGAGGTTGGGATGTTGGTTGTAAACTACGCATATTCTCCAATGGAAGCCAGTGTAGTGAGATTCCAAGGACATCCAAAAGTTGCCTTATGTCAGATTGTTTTGAACTTTTCACTGAG GGAGCAAACCAACAAGATCAGCCTATCTTCAGTTTGGCACAAGTGGAAAAGGGAATGTATTCGATTGAATTCAGTTCATCGATTTCTTCATTACAGGCATTCTTCATTGGTGTCACGGTTATATGCTGTCAAAAATCAACTGATCTTCTGGATGTCAGCAATGCTTCCGGTGAAAAGTTTCAACAGGAACCAAGGAACTCCAGTGATGTAACAAAGAAGATCCACACCGTGCCCACAGGGAAGACACATGTGAAATACACTCTAAGCCCCCCTCTTTCCCCTTTTGAAAGGGTGTAG
- the LOC118048408 gene encoding F-box protein SKIP8 isoform X2: MDLALATNTEPFAQPARLLSLRACQVRSEDSEEVSSGESIVLDEQTLMRELQVAIEEENYTQAAKIRDSLKVLQEDSKASVLAANARFYNAFRKGDLAAMQSLWEKADNVCCVHPGASGVLGYDDVMESWELVWMNYDFPLDIELKNVRVHFRGDVGYVTCVEFVRTKGRSWGAQFVTNVFEKIDGQWFISIHHASPVDL, encoded by the exons ATGGATCTAGCTCTTGCTACAAA CACAGAACCCTTTGCACAGCCTGCCCGCCTATTGTCATTAAGAGCATGTCAAGTAAGAAGTGAAGATTCAGAGGAAGTGTCAAGTGGTGAAAGCATTGTATTGGATGAGCAGACCTTAATGCGCGAGCTTCAGGTTGCCATTGAAGAAGAGAACTATACCCAAGCTGCAAAAATCAGGGACAGCCTTAAGGTACTCCAGGAAGATAGCAAGGCTTCAGTACTGGCTGCAAATGCTCGGTTTTATAATGCTTTCAGGAAGGGGGATCTGGCTGCCATGCAATCCCTTTGGGAAAAAGCAGATAATGTATGTTGCGTGCACCCAGGTGCTAGTGGGGTTCTTGGTTATGATGATGTCATGGAAAGCTGGGAGCTTGTATGGATGAACTATGATTTCCCACTAGATATTGAGTTGAAAAATGTTAGAGTGCATTTCAGGGGAGATGTAGGTTATGTTACATGTGTAGAATTTGTGAGAACAAAGGGTCGCAGTTGGGGGGCACAATTTGTAACAAATGTTTTTGAGAAGATTGATGGTCAGTGGTTCATCTCCATTCACCATGCCTCACCTGTTGACTTGTAA
- the LOC118048408 gene encoding uncharacterized protein isoform X1 yields the protein MQNNLALLCFHSHLPEHSKPYLNSCHYFRFCQKPNRVMALHGSSSCYKVNFIDIRESKRQQCSWINSFMRIHSFSSPSLKPNIFLSERHHCLKKLHIGGGTQPFAQPARLLSLRACQVRSEDSEEVSSGESIVLDEQTLMRELQVAIEEENYTQAAKIRDSLKVLQEDSKASVLAANARFYNAFRKGDLAAMQSLWEKADNVCCVHPGASGVLGYDDVMESWELVWMNYDFPLDIELKNVRVHFRGDVGYVTCVEFVRTKGRSWGAQFVTNVFEKIDGQWFISIHHASPVDL from the exons ATGCAGAACAACCTCGCCCTCCTCTGTTTCCATTCCCATCTACCAGAACATTCAAAACCCTACCTTAACTCTTGCCACTATTTTAGGTTTTGTCAAAAACCCAACCGAGTCATGGCTCTACATGGATCTAGCTCTTGCTACAAA GtaaattttattgatataaGAGAGTCTAAGAGACAGCAATGTTCATGGATCAATAGTTTCATGAGAATCCATAGTTTCTCTTCACCTTCCCTgaaaccaaacatatttttgtcTGAAAGACATCATTGTCTTAAAAAGTTGCACATTGGAGGAGGAACCC AACCCTTTGCACAGCCTGCCCGCCTATTGTCATTAAGAGCATGTCAAGTAAGAAGTGAAGATTCAGAGGAAGTGTCAAGTGGTGAAAGCATTGTATTGGATGAGCAGACCTTAATGCGCGAGCTTCAGGTTGCCATTGAAGAAGAGAACTATACCCAAGCTGCAAAAATCAGGGACAGCCTTAAGGTACTCCAGGAAGATAGCAAGGCTTCAGTACTGGCTGCAAATGCTCGGTTTTATAATGCTTTCAGGAAGGGGGATCTGGCTGCCATGCAATCCCTTTGGGAAAAAGCAGATAATGTATGTTGCGTGCACCCAGGTGCTAGTGGGGTTCTTGGTTATGATGATGTCATGGAAAGCTGGGAGCTTGTATGGATGAACTATGATTTCCCACTAGATATTGAGTTGAAAAATGTTAGAGTGCATTTCAGGGGAGATGTAGGTTATGTTACATGTGTAGAATTTGTGAGAACAAAGGGTCGCAGTTGGGGGGCACAATTTGTAACAAATGTTTTTGAGAAGATTGATGGTCAGTGGTTCATCTCCATTCACCATGCCTCACCTGTTGACTTGTAA